In the genome of Rhopalosiphum padi isolate XX-2018 chromosome 1, ASM2088224v1, whole genome shotgun sequence, the window ACATCTTCTTTGATGTTAACTGTCCTTTTACACACATACTTATTAGAACATTCTACAAATCCATTAGTTtccattaaacttttaaaatattcaattgagaaaaaatatgatctgcaaaaattaaaaatatttaaataaatattctataatatatatataaaaaaaataatcaccttGTACCGTCTTGACGCATATACAAATTGTCTGCTATCTTGTGTCCTGGCTTGAATCTCAGTTGTGCCATGTCATAAATTCCATAGTctcgaaataataatagtccTCCATACttcaatactttataaatatttgatataactGTTGGATGATTGTCTGGATGAATAGCAGACAACACAAATATGGCAGTAACCATATCCAAACTATTTTCAGGTATTTTGGTGATCAATTCGTCCGTAACAATATCACATTTAAACGCATTAATCAATGATGGATCATAAGAAGGATTTGATTTCAAGCATTCTATAGCTCTTGGTGAAAAATCACATGCATAAAACTTAGCATTCAATCCGTCAGCAAGAAGTGGATATATAAGATTTCCAACCCCACACCCAATTTCTAATATATGATTTTGATGAATGTCATTTCCGAGCAATTCAGAAAATTCTCTGGTAGTCCAGTGCCTATCTTTAAAAAAACGGTTTCCATTGTTCTTATAGAAAATATCCCaatgtttttttgaatttttttcaatttcttgtGCTCTGAATGATGAAACCATCCGTGAATTTTG includes:
- the LOC132928498 gene encoding tRNA N(3)-methylcytidine methyltransferase METTL6, with translation MDDCSNNNSRYQEETTDPVQLSEYDQAILDKQNSRMVSSFRAQEIEKNSKKHWDIFYKNNGNRFFKDRHWTTREFSELLGNDIHQNHILEIGCGVGNLIYPLLADGLNAKFYACDFSPRAIECLKSNPSYDPSLINAFKCDIVTDELITKIPENSLDMVTAIFVLSAIHPDNHPTVISNIYKVLKYGGLLLFRDYGIYDMAQLRFKPGHKIADNLYMRQDGTRSYFFSIEYFKSLMETNGFVECSNKYVCKRTVNIKEDVDVPRRFIQATFSKRQPSTDV